In a genomic window of Thiolapillus brandeum:
- a CDS encoding dihydroorotate dehydrogenase-like protein, with protein MNLETTYLGMTLKNPLVPSASPLSRDLDMAKRLEDAGAAALVMYSLFEEEVIAEEEQLTGLMDFQDLGHGEADTYLPLHPEYKTRLDEYLEQLQALKDVLDIPVIASLNGATDSGWVEHGQELERAGADALELNIYFLPTAEDSAEVVEGRYVNILRQLKSRVRIPVTVKLSPYFTSLGHFVRQLETAGADGVVLFNRFYQPDMNLETLDVQPDLHLSHPYEALLRMHWIGRLYEKVDLSLAATGGVHGADQALKLLLAGASVVHQASVLLQQGPEALEETLAGMQRWMEEKEYESVRQLIGSVCQDHAIDPEAWDRVNYIKTLRS; from the coding sequence ATGAACCTTGAAACCACCTACCTGGGAATGACACTGAAGAATCCTCTGGTGCCTTCGGCATCTCCCCTGAGCCGTGATCTGGATATGGCAAAACGCCTGGAAGATGCCGGGGCGGCCGCCCTGGTCATGTATTCCCTGTTTGAGGAAGAAGTCATTGCCGAAGAGGAACAGCTCACTGGCCTCATGGACTTCCAGGACCTGGGACACGGAGAAGCCGATACCTATTTGCCCCTGCATCCGGAATACAAGACCCGCCTGGATGAGTATCTGGAGCAGCTTCAGGCACTCAAGGATGTTCTGGATATTCCCGTGATCGCCAGCCTCAATGGCGCTACGGACAGCGGCTGGGTAGAACATGGCCAGGAGCTGGAACGCGCCGGGGCGGATGCCCTGGAACTGAACATCTATTTTCTGCCTACGGCAGAGGATTCCGCCGAGGTAGTGGAGGGGCGCTATGTGAACATTCTGCGCCAGCTCAAAAGCCGGGTGCGGATTCCCGTGACGGTGAAACTGTCACCTTATTTTACTTCCCTGGGGCATTTTGTCCGTCAACTGGAAACCGCGGGGGCGGATGGGGTGGTTTTGTTCAACCGTTTCTATCAGCCGGACATGAATCTGGAGACCCTGGATGTGCAGCCCGACCTGCATCTCTCCCATCCCTACGAAGCCTTGTTACGCATGCACTGGATTGGACGCTTGTATGAGAAAGTGGATCTTTCCCTGGCGGCCACGGGTGGCGTTCATGGTGCGGATCAGGCCCTGAAACTGCTTCTGGCGGGCGCTTCCGTCGTACATCAGGCATCCGTGCTGTTGCAGCAGGGGCCGGAAGCCCTGGAGGAAACCCTGGCCGGCATGCAGCGCTGGATGGAGGAAAAGGAATATGAATCCGTGCGCCAGCTGATCGGCAGTGTATGCCAGGATCATGCTATCGACCCCGAGGCCTGGGACAGGGTGAACTATATCAAGACCCTGCGCAGCTAA
- a CDS encoding 3'-5' exonuclease, translating to MQAGEKRFARRLESHLEDDYLCWYELPVGKRQRYSDFIVLHPHRGLLLLEVKDWKLDTIRSMNKSSATILTPQGLKTVSNPLEQVRQCTYQLVNRLQKDPQLVVPSGRYRGRLVFPYGYGVVLSHITRRQFDATDLGEVLPAHQTICKDEMVESMDAEAFQERLWNMFNVQFPQPLSLPQIDRIRWHLFPEIRIDAGSQGELFPSELEDSGVDELLPDMIKVMDRQQELLARSLGEGHRVIHGVAGSGKTLILGYRCLFLARQLHKPILVLCYNIPLAARLRELVNRRGIGDRVQIYHFHDWCGEQLRLYHVPRPAAGDAYFDRLVETVIEACGQGRIPRAQYGAVMIDEGHDFAPEWLKLVVDMVDPETDSLLLLYDDAQSIYGKQNALDFSLSSVGVKARGRTTVLKLNYRNTDEILAFAYRFARRYLQPDDKDEDHVPLIQPESSGRHGPEPVVKQFASYAEEARYIVGIFRRLHQEKEIPWSQMCVVYRANWMGKELDKQFAAQDIPRHCLSDSSSKKRFNPEAESVKLMTMHSSKGLEFPVVAVSGVGSMPVGNVDPTAEAKLLYVAMTRSTEKLLVTAHRKSPFIHQLVS from the coding sequence ATGCAGGCCGGGGAAAAACGCTTCGCCCGGCGCCTGGAATCCCACCTGGAGGATGACTATCTGTGCTGGTATGAGTTGCCCGTGGGCAAGCGCCAGCGCTATTCCGATTTCATTGTTTTGCATCCCCATCGGGGGCTGCTGCTTCTGGAGGTCAAGGACTGGAAGCTCGATACCATCCGATCCATGAACAAGTCTTCCGCCACTATCCTCACGCCTCAGGGCCTGAAGACCGTGAGCAATCCCCTGGAGCAGGTGCGCCAGTGTACCTACCAGCTGGTCAACCGTCTGCAAAAAGACCCTCAGCTGGTCGTGCCGTCCGGCCGTTACCGGGGGCGCCTGGTGTTTCCCTATGGTTACGGGGTGGTGTTGAGCCATATCACCCGCAGGCAGTTCGATGCCACCGACCTTGGGGAAGTGCTGCCCGCCCATCAGACGATCTGCAAGGACGAGATGGTGGAGAGCATGGACGCGGAGGCGTTTCAGGAACGGCTCTGGAACATGTTCAATGTCCAGTTTCCCCAGCCCCTGAGTCTGCCGCAGATCGATCGCATACGCTGGCATCTTTTCCCCGAGATTCGAATCGATGCCGGAAGCCAGGGGGAGCTTTTCCCTTCAGAGCTTGAAGACAGCGGTGTCGATGAACTGCTGCCCGATATGATCAAGGTGATGGACAGGCAGCAGGAACTGCTGGCCCGCAGCCTGGGTGAAGGTCATCGTGTGATTCACGGGGTGGCCGGATCGGGAAAAACCCTGATTCTGGGGTATCGTTGCCTGTTTCTTGCCAGGCAGTTGCACAAGCCCATTCTGGTGCTCTGTTACAACATTCCGCTGGCTGCGCGTTTGCGTGAGCTTGTCAACCGCCGGGGAATTGGCGACCGGGTGCAGATCTATCATTTTCATGACTGGTGCGGCGAGCAGTTGCGACTCTACCATGTGCCACGTCCCGCCGCTGGTGACGCCTATTTCGACCGTCTGGTGGAAACCGTGATCGAGGCCTGCGGCCAGGGCAGAATCCCCCGGGCGCAGTATGGCGCGGTGATGATTGATGAAGGCCATGATTTTGCACCCGAGTGGTTGAAACTGGTGGTCGATATGGTGGACCCGGAAACCGATTCCCTGCTGTTGCTGTATGACGATGCCCAGTCCATCTATGGAAAACAGAATGCTCTGGATTTCAGCCTGTCCAGTGTTGGTGTGAAAGCCCGGGGGCGAACCACGGTTCTCAAACTGAATTACCGCAATACCGATGAGATCCTGGCCTTCGCCTACCGCTTTGCCCGCCGCTACCTGCAGCCGGATGACAAGGACGAAGATCATGTGCCCCTCATTCAACCGGAGTCCAGTGGCCGGCATGGTCCTGAACCCGTGGTCAAACAGTTTGCCAGCTATGCCGAGGAAGCGCGGTATATCGTGGGTATCTTCCGCCGTCTGCACCAGGAAAAGGAGATACCCTGGTCGCAAATGTGCGTGGTTTACCGGGCCAACTGGATGGGAAAAGAGCTGGACAAGCAGTTCGCCGCACAGGATATTCCCCGGCACTGTCTGTCTGATTCATCGTCCAAGAAGCGTTTCAATCCGGAAGCCGAAAGCGTCAAGTTGATGACCATGCACAGCAGCAAGGGCCTGGAGTTTCCCGTGGTGGCCGTTTCCGGTGTGGGCAGCATGCCCGTGGGCAATGTCGATCCAACCGCAGAAGCCAAGCTGCTGTACGTGGCCATGACCCGCTCCACGGAAAAGCTGCTGGTGACGGCGCACCGGAAAAGCCCTTTTATCCATCAGTTGGTATCCTGA
- a CDS encoding ATP-dependent nuclease: MKLIGIRVRNFRSVETEQQLRIPGRMTLVGPNNTGKTNLLRAIQVLFTGYDNSYGYTRDIDLTFDVGRARTSITATFDGDSVVNNEIYDSVDELHSLQGTTRNGTELTLTLYFTDTNTPVYSFFPNVKRPKAGAQAAQYSRTHKALVKRLLDSFSLHYVPSAKSVDQIYHELLTPFLRRKVSKVIEPHIAEIEESLSEASDALNSELSEAQLSELKASFSLPSQSIEKLVSGFDFMISDPQKTPVHEKGMGIQTTALLAAFRWITRQELDDGHSVLWLLEEPESYLHPNLAGRCNEILENLAIDATVVKTTHSMAFVPQDPDYVSGTQLNLSNRTEIVQYKTFSEAVSSIRLALGIRFGDFYNLAQYNIFVEGPSDRELFQWALEKIPIQDQPLSYIRQAKFEDFGGVKHLSGFLRATYQFIREECPCVSVFDGDDAGELERRNLQSFFGQKNIPFEANLHFVSVRSRFAIEGLFPDEWIKTIYDEHPNWFDFYSVDASGQLEPFKIKNSRKSNIQTKLVTFAENEVDLQWAERFNNVFMILDSALEKLSKALASKRAINN; encoded by the coding sequence ATGAAGCTAATTGGAATTCGTGTACGTAACTTCAGATCTGTTGAGACAGAGCAACAATTACGAATCCCAGGGCGTATGACCCTAGTCGGACCAAATAACACTGGAAAAACTAATCTTTTAAGAGCTATTCAAGTTCTTTTTACCGGATACGATAACTCATATGGTTATACCAGAGATATTGATTTAACCTTCGATGTTGGTCGAGCTCGAACGAGTATCACAGCTACATTTGATGGCGATTCAGTTGTTAATAACGAAATATATGATAGCGTTGATGAACTCCATTCCCTACAGGGCACTACAAGAAATGGGACAGAGCTCACATTAACGCTCTACTTCACTGATACTAACACTCCGGTTTACAGTTTTTTTCCGAATGTAAAGAGACCAAAAGCAGGCGCACAGGCTGCGCAATACTCCCGGACCCATAAAGCTTTGGTCAAACGGCTTCTTGACAGTTTTAGTTTACACTATGTACCGTCTGCGAAGAGTGTTGATCAGATTTACCACGAACTTCTAACTCCATTTCTTAGGCGCAAGGTCTCTAAGGTAATCGAGCCACATATTGCTGAGATAGAAGAGAGCTTATCTGAAGCTTCAGATGCATTGAATAGTGAGTTATCAGAAGCACAGCTTTCAGAACTTAAGGCAAGCTTCTCGTTGCCAAGTCAGTCAATTGAGAAACTTGTGTCAGGATTTGATTTCATGATCTCTGACCCACAAAAGACACCTGTTCATGAAAAAGGTATGGGGATCCAAACAACAGCCCTTCTGGCTGCTTTTAGATGGATAACTAGACAGGAGCTGGATGATGGTCATTCAGTATTGTGGCTACTTGAAGAGCCCGAGTCATACCTTCACCCAAATTTGGCAGGTCGCTGTAATGAAATCTTAGAAAATCTTGCAATTGATGCAACTGTCGTTAAGACAACACATTCAATGGCATTCGTACCTCAGGATCCAGATTATGTCTCAGGTACTCAACTAAACCTTAGTAATAGAACGGAGATAGTACAATACAAGACTTTTAGCGAGGCGGTCTCATCTATTAGATTGGCATTAGGAATACGATTTGGTGATTTCTATAATTTAGCGCAATACAATATTTTTGTTGAAGGTCCATCGGATAGGGAGTTATTTCAATGGGCGTTGGAGAAAATACCAATTCAAGACCAACCGCTATCTTACATACGCCAAGCAAAATTCGAGGATTTTGGTGGAGTAAAGCATCTATCCGGTTTTTTACGTGCCACATACCAGTTTATTCGAGAAGAGTGCCCTTGTGTTTCTGTCTTTGATGGTGATGATGCTGGTGAACTAGAAAGGCGCAACTTACAAAGTTTTTTTGGACAAAAAAATATCCCTTTTGAAGCTAATTTGCACTTTGTTTCCGTTCGGTCTAGATTTGCAATTGAAGGTCTGTTTCCTGACGAATGGATCAAAACTATTTACGATGAGCATCCAAACTGGTTTGACTTCTATTCGGTCGACGCTTCAGGTCAACTAGAACCTTTTAAAATTAAAAATAGTAGGAAGTCGAATATCCAAACAAAGCTTGTTACATTCGCGGAAAATGAAGTAGATTTACAATGGGCTGAGCGATTTAATAATGTCTTTATGATATTGGACTCCGCGCTAGAAAAGCTATCGAAAGCCTTAGCGTCAAAAAGAGCTATCAATAATTAG
- a CDS encoding type II toxin-antitoxin system RelE/ParE family toxin — translation MVIWSEPAKADLRSIHDFIAHDSRYYAKKVTQDIREKTDVLDGLPKVGKKVPELNDENIRELSLYSYRIIYEIKNQDIFVLTLVHKRQNLKAGDIGK, via the coding sequence ATGGTGATCTGGTCGGAACCGGCCAAAGCTGACCTGCGTTCCATCCATGACTTCATCGCCCACGACTCCCGCTACTATGCCAAAAAAGTCACTCAGGATATTCGGGAGAAAACGGATGTTCTGGATGGACTGCCGAAGGTTGGTAAGAAAGTACCGGAATTGAACGATGAAAATATCAGAGAGCTGTCACTATATTCCTACCGGATTATCTATGAGATCAAGAACCAGGATATCTTCGTTCTGACCCTGGTGCATAAACGGCAGAATTTGAAGGCGGGGGATATTGGAAAATAG
- a CDS encoding transposase: MARYSQEFKEKIVQKMMPPNAQSIAQIHRDTGVSEPTLYNWRNQYENAGRAVPADPSNPENWSAEDKLAVVIETACLNEQALSEYCRKKGLYVEQINRWKELALGGYEARGRLSANERRELKQTKKQKRQIEKELKRKEKALAETAALLVLSKKCNAIWGKKRTIDFL; the protein is encoded by the coding sequence GTGGCAAGATATAGCCAGGAATTCAAAGAGAAGATCGTTCAGAAGATGATGCCGCCCAATGCGCAGAGTATCGCCCAGATTCATCGAGATACCGGGGTCTCTGAACCCACGCTGTATAATTGGCGAAATCAGTATGAAAACGCAGGTAGAGCCGTGCCGGCAGATCCATCCAATCCGGAAAACTGGTCAGCTGAGGACAAGTTGGCCGTTGTTATAGAAACAGCCTGCTTGAATGAGCAGGCATTGTCTGAGTATTGTCGCAAGAAAGGACTTTATGTCGAACAGATCAATCGCTGGAAGGAACTGGCCCTGGGTGGCTATGAGGCGCGAGGGCGTTTGTCAGCCAATGAACGTCGAGAGCTTAAGCAGACGAAAAAACAGAAGCGCCAGATAGAAAAGGAGCTTAAGCGTAAAGAGAAAGCGTTGGCGGAGACAGCAGCACTTTTGGTGCTGTCAAAAAAGTGCAATGCCATCTGGGGGAAAAAGAGGACGATTGATTTCCTCTGA
- a CDS encoding REP-associated tyrosine transposase produces MARPLRIEYPGAIYHVTSRGDRRENIFHDDQDRIIWLEIFAQVCSRFNWRCHAWCLMDNHYHILIETPEGNLSAGMRQLNGVYTQKSNRRHGQVGHVFQGRYKAILVEKDPYLLELSRYVVLNPVRAGMVTDPGEWSWSSYLAMLDQADTPEWLETDWLLACFSRQRKKAITKYQDFVRAGVGLPPLWNDLKHQVFLGSEEFASRMAAEWRDAGKGDLKEVPRRQKRAASKPPCVSIVVRSPW; encoded by the coding sequence ATGGCCAGACCACTTAGAATCGAATACCCGGGCGCCATCTACCATGTCACCTCGCGAGGGGATCGCCGGGAGAACATCTTCCATGATGACCAGGACAGAATAATCTGGCTGGAGATATTTGCCCAAGTCTGTTCACGATTCAACTGGCGATGCCATGCATGGTGTCTGATGGACAACCATTATCATATTCTGATTGAAACACCGGAAGGCAACCTGTCAGCGGGCATGAGGCAGCTAAATGGTGTCTATACGCAGAAGAGCAACCGTCGGCATGGGCAGGTGGGGCATGTATTTCAAGGACGCTACAAAGCCATCCTGGTTGAAAAAGACCCCTATCTGTTGGAGCTTTCGCGCTATGTTGTATTGAATCCCGTTCGTGCGGGAATGGTGACTGATCCGGGCGAATGGTCCTGGAGCAGCTATCTGGCCATGCTTGATCAGGCAGACACGCCGGAATGGCTGGAAACCGATTGGCTTTTGGCTTGTTTCTCCAGGCAGCGCAAAAAAGCCATCACCAAGTACCAGGATTTTGTCAGAGCTGGAGTGGGTTTGCCGCCCTTATGGAATGACCTGAAACACCAGGTGTTTCTCGGCAGTGAAGAATTTGCGTCGAGAATGGCGGCGGAATGGAGAGATGCCGGAAAAGGTGATCTGAAGGAAGTACCGAGGCGGCAAAAACGCGCCGCCTCGAAACCCCCCTGTGTCAGCATAGTTGTCCGCTCACCTTGGTGA
- a CDS encoding type II toxin-antitoxin system HicB family antitoxin, which yields MKQNLMEIDGYHALISYDPEIEMFRGEFVDLNGGADFYARDIENLRREGQVSLNVFMDMCREKGIDPKRRFSGRFNVRIPSDLHARIARTAKAQGKSLNQLVAEALEHEVSEAH from the coding sequence ATGAAGCAAAATCTGATGGAAATTGACGGATACCATGCGCTTATCAGCTATGATCCCGAGATAGAGATGTTTCGGGGTGAGTTCGTGGATCTCAATGGCGGTGCGGATTTTTACGCACGAGACATTGAAAATCTACGTCGTGAAGGCCAGGTCTCGCTGAACGTGTTTATGGATATGTGTCGGGAAAAGGGCATTGATCCCAAACGCCGGTTTTCCGGTCGGTTCAATGTTCGTATCCCCAGCGATCTGCATGCACGTATCGCTCGCACTGCAAAAGCACAGGGCAAGAGCCTGAATCAGCTTGTCGCCGAGGCCCTGGAACATGAGGTGAGCGAAGCTCATTGA
- a CDS encoding type II toxin-antitoxin system HicA family toxin produces the protein MKKKHQKTLARLFSRPTSGTIAWREIEALFVELGAEISEREGSRVGVYLFDEIRVFHRPHPSPETDKGAVASIRTWLQQNGVKP, from the coding sequence ATGAAAAAGAAGCACCAAAAGACACTGGCCCGCCTGTTTTCCCGTCCGACCAGTGGCACGATTGCCTGGCGGGAGATTGAGGCCCTGTTTGTGGAGCTTGGAGCAGAGATCAGCGAGCGGGAAGGCTCCCGTGTCGGGGTGTATTTGTTTGATGAAATCCGGGTCTTTCACCGTCCCCACCCATCACCGGAGACAGATAAAGGCGCGGTGGCCAGCATACGAACCTGGCTGCAACAAAATGGGGTGAAGCCATGA
- a CDS encoding iron transporter has translation MKKQITLTTLGLLISSMANAGEHPIGDPVEKNGMELAAVYLQPVKMEPMLPGMMQPSDIHLEADIHAIKGNKNGFGEGEWIPYLSIDYEIRKQGSDWRTFGSFMPMVASDGPHYARNIKLDGAGKYELRYHIEPPPINGFYRHTDKETGVGKWWQPFDLKWEFTYLGAGKKGGY, from the coding sequence ATGAAAAAACAGATTACTTTGACCACACTTGGACTGCTGATTTCCAGCATGGCCAATGCCGGAGAACACCCCATTGGCGATCCGGTGGAAAAAAATGGTATGGAACTGGCGGCTGTCTATCTGCAACCCGTGAAGATGGAGCCCATGCTGCCGGGCATGATGCAGCCCTCTGACATTCACCTGGAGGCGGATATCCATGCCATCAAGGGCAACAAGAACGGTTTTGGCGAGGGCGAATGGATCCCTTATCTGAGCATCGACTATGAAATCCGCAAGCAAGGCTCGGACTGGCGCACTTTTGGCAGCTTCATGCCCATGGTGGCCTCTGACGGCCCCCACTACGCACGCAACATCAAGCTCGATGGCGCAGGGAAGTATGAATTACGCTATCACATCGAGCCGCCGCCCATCAACGGATTCTACCGGCACACGGACAAGGAGACCGGCGTGGGAAAATGGTGGCAGCCGTTCGATCTGAAATGGGAATTCACTTACCTGGGCGCCGGCAAGAAAGGCGGGTATTGA
- the ftnA gene encoding non-heme ferritin codes for MLSNKLIDQLNKQINLEFYSSNLYLQMSAWASYNGLDGSAGFLRNHAAEEMDHMHRLFTYVSETGALPLLGSIEAPPTEFDSIHDVFEKIYAHECHVTSEINHLAECALDEKDFSTFNFLQWYVAEQHEEERLFKSILDKLRIIGVEGTGLYHFDQQMAEFTSQSAA; via the coding sequence ATGCTAAGCAATAAGCTGATAGACCAGTTGAATAAACAAATCAACCTGGAATTCTATTCTTCCAATCTATATCTGCAAATGAGCGCCTGGGCTTCGTACAACGGCCTGGACGGGAGCGCTGGTTTTCTGCGCAATCATGCGGCCGAAGAAATGGATCACATGCATCGACTGTTCACCTATGTAAGTGAGACAGGAGCCTTGCCCCTACTGGGGAGCATAGAAGCACCGCCTACGGAATTTGATTCGATCCATGATGTATTTGAAAAGATTTACGCCCATGAATGTCATGTGACCAGCGAGATAAACCATTTGGCCGAATGTGCACTGGATGAAAAAGACTTTTCAACCTTCAACTTCCTGCAATGGTATGTAGCCGAACAGCATGAGGAGGAGCGCCTGTTCAAGTCTATCCTCGACAAATTGCGCATCATCGGTGTTGAAGGCACCGGGCTGTATCATTTCGATCAGCAAATGGCGGAATTTACTTCACAATCCGCCGCATAG
- a CDS encoding DUF2325 domain-containing protein, protein MNRQPIRRKIWQLEPRFHCSVVGTCLDLDELRKLGRKMQIPGKTLRDDYRLHSTFVGLVGESSGAAKLLNKFLDRKYITTIKRFNAAQDSRSLLALWNDARNRGDVSAAFWALITHPQATESLLIDVYGQVHMLSHLSGASVRVDMERFNHLKNEVPRLKRQVRQMAKELEDGQIKLRHARQQQDSLHQENARLRTTIEQLNATINRLEKKHDIRVLKEDNEKLQTKARKHQQQNQQLHIQIDKWKKRAITYRNERDELRADQQQLELQQQAMERSLEEWLSPDCASCDNHAQCDGRLDLCNRCILYVGGRNRQCAHFKALVEQHNGQFIHHDGGLEQSPHHLSSLLSRADAVFCPLDCISHGAFNRIRQDCKRHDKPLQLLTQSSLAAFARGLNEIASNP, encoded by the coding sequence ATGAACAGACAACCAATCCGCCGCAAGATCTGGCAACTGGAACCACGCTTCCATTGCAGCGTGGTGGGTACCTGCCTGGATCTCGATGAGCTACGCAAATTGGGCAGGAAAATGCAGATTCCTGGCAAAACACTTCGTGACGACTATCGCCTCCATAGCACTTTTGTGGGGCTGGTGGGCGAGTCTTCCGGCGCAGCGAAATTGCTGAACAAGTTTCTCGACCGCAAGTACATAACCACGATCAAGCGGTTCAATGCTGCACAAGACAGCCGCTCACTGCTTGCCCTTTGGAACGACGCCAGAAATCGCGGTGACGTATCTGCCGCCTTCTGGGCATTGATTACCCATCCGCAAGCCACGGAAAGTCTGCTCATCGATGTCTATGGCCAGGTTCATATGCTCTCACATTTGTCTGGCGCCTCAGTACGGGTCGACATGGAACGCTTCAATCACCTGAAAAACGAAGTTCCGAGATTGAAGCGGCAAGTCCGCCAAATGGCAAAGGAGCTTGAAGATGGGCAAATAAAACTGCGTCATGCGCGGCAACAACAGGACTCACTGCATCAGGAAAACGCCAGGTTGCGAACCACCATTGAGCAATTGAACGCAACCATAAACCGGTTGGAGAAGAAACACGACATCCGTGTTCTGAAAGAGGACAACGAAAAACTGCAGACCAAGGCTCGTAAACACCAGCAACAAAACCAACAACTGCACATTCAAATCGACAAATGGAAAAAACGGGCCATCACTTACCGGAATGAACGAGACGAACTCCGTGCAGATCAGCAACAACTGGAATTGCAACAACAGGCCATGGAACGCTCACTCGAAGAATGGCTATCCCCCGATTGTGCGTCTTGTGACAATCATGCGCAGTGTGATGGTCGCCTGGATTTGTGCAACCGATGCATTCTGTACGTAGGCGGACGCAATCGCCAATGTGCACATTTCAAAGCCTTGGTCGAACAGCACAATGGCCAGTTCATTCATCATGATGGCGGATTGGAGCAAAGCCCGCATCATCTGTCTTCCTTGTTATCCAGGGCAGATGCGGTCTTCTGCCCTTTGGATTGCATCAGCCATGGGGCGTTCAATCGCATAAGACAGGACTGCAAGCGCCACGACAAGCCGTTGCAGCTACTCACCCAATCCAGTCTGGCCGCGTTTGCCAGGGGACTCAACGAAATTGCCTCTAACCCGTAA
- a CDS encoding 4Fe-4S binding protein: MSALAEKLPQSGKGAATLEQIPVVVQGANRPGRWPGVAARIEAFFVHHREQLVWVHASMFLVFLAVIFLPLFLPEPAENSSIWNNFTRFANFAMWGLWFPLVFLSVIFSGRSWCGLLCPMGAASEWANRKGLQRAIPAWVRWEGTPLISFLIITILGQTVGVRDHPEAMAEVFGGTMLAAILLGFVYGRNKRAWCRHMCPIGLLLGVFSRIGMVQFAPKRPRPGGDRFTEKTVCPTMIDIPRKEESRHCIECFRCVQPQARGGLFLRLRKPGEEIENIQKHHANLWEVGFLFMGTGIALGGFLWLVLPQYQWLRQRVGEWFVDHEIYWIGDTGPWWLMSVHPERREVFNWLDFFTIVGFMLACMLAITVILSLTTAAASWLSMKLGSQRGFRQSFTELGYQYAPVAMISLVIGLGAALFDPLSLLHEAAPRMVKLALFLTSIAWSLWLSWRILGNQQITPVKRALPLIPGLLGSLAVGAAWWPGIFGL, translated from the coding sequence ATGAGTGCCCTGGCGGAAAAACTCCCACAATCGGGAAAGGGAGCGGCCACCCTGGAGCAGATTCCCGTGGTGGTTCAGGGCGCCAACCGTCCCGGCCGCTGGCCGGGCGTTGCGGCACGTATCGAAGCCTTTTTCGTGCATCATCGGGAGCAACTGGTCTGGGTACACGCCAGCATGTTCCTGGTTTTCCTGGCGGTCATCTTCCTGCCCCTGTTTCTGCCGGAACCGGCGGAAAACAGCAGTATCTGGAACAACTTCACCCGTTTTGCCAATTTTGCCATGTGGGGGCTGTGGTTCCCCCTGGTGTTTCTGTCCGTCATCTTCTCCGGACGCAGCTGGTGCGGCCTGCTCTGCCCCATGGGCGCGGCCTCGGAATGGGCCAACCGGAAAGGTCTGCAACGCGCCATTCCTGCCTGGGTACGCTGGGAAGGCACGCCCCTGATCAGTTTTCTCATTATCACCATCCTGGGCCAGACCGTAGGCGTGCGCGACCACCCGGAAGCCATGGCGGAAGTATTTGGCGGCACCATGCTGGCGGCCATACTTCTCGGCTTCGTCTATGGCCGCAACAAACGCGCCTGGTGCCGGCACATGTGCCCCATCGGCCTGTTGCTGGGCGTGTTCTCGCGCATCGGCATGGTGCAGTTCGCGCCCAAGCGCCCCCGTCCCGGTGGCGACCGTTTCACCGAAAAGACCGTCTGCCCCACCATGATCGACATTCCGCGCAAGGAAGAATCACGCCATTGCATCGAGTGCTTCCGTTGCGTACAGCCCCAGGCCCGGGGCGGGCTGTTCCTGCGCCTGCGCAAACCCGGTGAGGAAATCGAGAATATCCAAAAGCACCATGCCAATCTCTGGGAAGTCGGTTTTTTGTTCATGGGCACGGGCATTGCACTGGGTGGCTTCCTGTGGCTGGTGCTGCCCCAGTATCAATGGCTGCGCCAACGGGTGGGCGAGTGGTTCGTCGATCACGAGATATACTGGATTGGCGATACCGGACCCTGGTGGCTGATGAGCGTGCACCCGGAACGCCGCGAGGTGTTCAACTGGCTGGATTTCTTCACTATCGTGGGTTTCATGCTCGCTTGCATGCTGGCCATCACGGTCATTCTGAGCCTGACCACCGCCGCGGCCAGCTGGCTTTCAATGAAACTGGGCAGCCAGCGGGGCTTCCGGCAAAGCTTTACGGAACTGGGTTACCAGTATGCGCCTGTGGCCATGATCTCCCTGGTCATTGGCCTGGGCGCTGCCCTGTTCGACCCCCTGAGCCTGCTGCACGAAGCTGCCCCGCGCATGGTCAAGCTGGCCCTGTTTCTGACCAGCATCGCCTGGAGCCTGTGGCTGTCCTGGCGCATTCTGGGCAACCAACAGATCACCCCTGTAAAACGTGCCCTGCCCCTGATTCCCGGTCTGCTGGGCAGTCTTGCCGTGGGCGCGGCCTGGTGGCCGGGAATATTTGGACTGTGA